In Falco cherrug isolate bFalChe1 chromosome 2, bFalChe1.pri, whole genome shotgun sequence, the following are encoded in one genomic region:
- the LOC106631140 gene encoding granulocyte-macrophage colony-stimulating factor receptor subunit alpha-like, translated as MSSSEDLSNEITLSKHTKIRHQGKFTASIFFVPHYCNCHRETSFQGGGMNGTAIENFVCVIFNVSFMNCTWHVGRTASRDTQYFLYWKTSVNEDFTGCQNYITDNYGRNIGCSFQNVTIKDKIADFLVNGSRSGRNILSYKKKIFLYRIEKLTPPLNVTVNCTEASHVCEIRWQPPCTSHTKRHACFKYEIVIENKADPKKTIKTTSKTARNITGNSYIFGSFSKEKRYSVKIRATDNGCLVSPSWGEWSTPVEFGEELTSTSYMLFLIPVLAASLILSLCTIRIYLKKTSPTIPQPKYPFPELSPADFQREYKNQYIKHETGEIITIIEEIK; from the exons ATGAGCAGTTCAGAAGATCTTAGTAATGAAATCACATTGtcaaagcacacaaaaatacGCCACCAAGGCAAATTCACAGCTTCCATCTTTTTTGTGCCCCATTACTGTAATTGCCACAGGGAAACCAGTTTTCAAGGAGGAG GCATGAATGGGACAGCCATTGAAAATTTTGTCTGTGTTATTTTCAATGTTTCCTTCATGAACTGCACTTGGCATGTGGGCAGGACTGCTTCAAGAGACACACAATATTTCCTTTACTGGAAGACTTCAGT GAACGAAGATTTCACAGGATGCCAGAATTACATCACAGATAATTATGGAAGGAACATAGGATGTAGTTTCCAAAATGTGACAATAAAAGACAAGATTGCTGATTTCCTGGTAAACGGGTCAAGAAGTGGACGAAACATTCTGTCATATAAGAAGAAGATTTTTCTGTACAGAATTG AAAAACTCACCCCTCCATTAAATGTCACTGTGAACTGTACAGAAGCTTCTCACGTTTGTGAAATTAGGTGGCAACCACCTTGCACAAGCCACACGAAAAGACATGCTTGTTTCAAATATGAAATTGTCATAGAAAACAAG GCTGATCCcaaaaaaaccatcaaaaccACATCGAAAACA GCAAGAAACATCACAGGAAACTCCTATATATTTGGGAgcttcagcaaggaaaaaaggtaCAGCGTCAAAATCAGAGCAACTGACAACGGCTGCTTGGTGAGCCCAAGCTGGGGAGAGTGGAGTACACCCGTAGAGTTTG GAGAAGAACTCACATCTACATCATATATGCTATTTCTGATTCCAGTACTGGCAGCAAGTCTCATACTTTCTCTTTGCACAAT aagaatttatttgaaaaaaacttcaCCTACAATACCACAGCCAAAATACCCATTCCCTGAGCTCTCTCCAGCAGATTTCCag AGAGAATATAAGAATCAATATATAAAACATGAAACTGgagaaataataacaattattgAAGAAATTAAGTGA